In Myxocyprinus asiaticus isolate MX2 ecotype Aquarium Trade chromosome 16, UBuf_Myxa_2, whole genome shotgun sequence, a single window of DNA contains:
- the LOC127453691 gene encoding phospholemman-like yields the protein MMKTLALVFFALLSLVLAEGQQTKDDDPFSFDYHRLRVGGLILAAVLCLIGITILLSGHCRCKFNQDKRRRTGSNAQQMLNDTGRASEC from the exons ATGATGAAGACTTTGGCACTAGTTTTCTTTGCAC TTTTGTCCCTTGTGTTGGCAGAAGGTCAGCAGACAA AAGATGATGACCCTTTCTCTTTCG ATTATCACAGACTTCGGGTTGGGGGGCTGATCCTGGCAGCAGTTCTGTGTCTGATTGGCATCACTATTCTTCTAA GTGGCCACTGCAGATGTAAATTCAACCAGGACAAGAG GAGGAGAACAGGAAGTAATGCTCAGCAGATGCTCAACGACACAG GAAGGGCCAGTGAATGCTAA